In a genomic window of Halobiforma lacisalsi AJ5:
- a CDS encoding acyl-CoA dehydrogenase family protein, with product MEYADSSQAQRVAERAHALMEEVVLPIERERAGGMALSSGTIAELREAAREYDVYAPQIPEEYGGMGVGFRDSLPAFEEAGRSLLGQVAMRVDAPDEGNMHLLELAGDELQKETYLEPLVAGDIRSGFSMTEPMQGAGSDPKMIRTTAEKDGDEWVIDGHKWWTTQGVEADVLIVLARTDEDAHPYQGCSLFLVPADADGVEVVRDIPHMGGGSLGVSHAEIRYDGVRVPEEHLLGERNQGFVHAQERLGPARLTHCMRYSGMAQRSLEIAKAYLSERQGFDSTLSEKQSLRHRIADAETRLHVARTAIRDAADRIAAGKEARVPVSMCKVFTANVTQEAIDLAVQCCGANGIGKDLPLSDFYESVRQFRIVDGADEVHRRVIARAAFEDVNEEELEPLTRFGDPNRRTE from the coding sequence ATGGAGTACGCAGACTCGAGTCAGGCGCAGAGGGTCGCCGAGCGAGCCCACGCGCTGATGGAAGAGGTCGTCCTCCCGATCGAACGCGAACGGGCCGGCGGAATGGCACTCTCGAGCGGGACCATCGCGGAACTGCGCGAGGCCGCACGCGAGTACGACGTCTACGCACCCCAGATCCCCGAAGAGTACGGCGGGATGGGTGTGGGCTTTCGGGACTCGCTCCCGGCCTTCGAGGAAGCCGGCCGGAGCCTGCTGGGACAGGTCGCGATGCGCGTCGACGCTCCCGACGAAGGGAACATGCACCTGCTGGAACTGGCCGGGGACGAGCTCCAGAAGGAGACCTACCTCGAGCCGCTGGTCGCCGGCGATATTCGCTCAGGATTCTCGATGACCGAACCGATGCAAGGGGCCGGATCGGATCCGAAGATGATCCGGACGACGGCCGAGAAGGACGGCGACGAGTGGGTCATCGACGGCCACAAGTGGTGGACCACCCAGGGCGTCGAGGCGGACGTGCTGATCGTTCTTGCCCGGACCGACGAGGACGCCCACCCCTACCAGGGGTGCTCGCTGTTTCTCGTCCCCGCGGACGCCGACGGCGTCGAGGTCGTCCGCGACATTCCCCACATGGGCGGCGGTTCGCTGGGCGTCTCACACGCCGAAATCCGGTACGACGGGGTCCGGGTCCCCGAAGAGCACCTGCTGGGCGAACGCAATCAGGGGTTCGTCCACGCACAGGAACGGCTCGGACCCGCGCGACTCACCCACTGCATGCGCTACTCGGGGATGGCCCAGCGCTCGCTCGAGATCGCGAAGGCCTACCTCAGCGAGCGCCAGGGGTTCGACTCGACGCTCTCGGAGAAACAGTCACTGCGCCATCGGATCGCCGACGCCGAGACGCGGCTCCACGTGGCCCGCACTGCGATCCGAGATGCCGCGGATCGGATCGCCGCGGGGAAGGAGGCGCGCGTCCCCGTCTCGATGTGTAAAGTATTCACCGCGAACGTCACCCAGGAGGCGATCGACCTCGCGGTGCAGTGTTGTGGGGCCAACGGCATCGGGAAAGACCTCCCGCTATCGGACTTCTACGAGTCGGTCCGCCAGTTCCGCATCGTCGACGGCGCGGACGAAGTCCACCGGCGCGTCATCGCGCGTGCTGCGTTCGAGGACGTAAACGAGGAGGAACTCGAGCCGCTGACGCGGTTCGGCGATCCGAACCGGCGAACGGAGTGA
- the tatA gene encoding twin-arginine translocase TatA/TatE family subunit, giving the protein MVAEIAPLFIPGAPGGPELLIILFIAILLFGANKIPKLARSTGEAMGEFQKGREKVETELEEMRESGEFDDLDEEDDDFVDTEPVTSEDETETETETETETN; this is encoded by the coding sequence ATGGTAGCCGAAATCGCACCGCTGTTCATCCCCGGCGCACCCGGGGGTCCGGAACTACTGATCATCCTTTTCATCGCCATCTTGCTGTTCGGGGCCAACAAAATCCCGAAGCTGGCCCGGTCGACCGGCGAGGCCATGGGCGAATTCCAGAAGGGGCGTGAAAAGGTCGAAACGGAACTCGAGGAGATGCGTGAATCTGGCGAGTTCGACGACCTCGACGAGGAGGACGACGACTTCGTCGACACCGAGCCAGTCACGAGCGAAGACGAGACCGAGACGGAAACGGAAACCGAAACGGAGACCAACTAA
- a CDS encoding nuclear transport factor 2 family protein, which produces MTTSTREAIHRLKYDYCYTIDDGDYDRWVSLFTEDGRFVLEGQQSYEGHEELQAFATGTFDSLYDYTAHFVANSVVELESDDTATGRWYLLLCYRDADGNEGWRQGRYVDEYRRVDEGWRIAESRASFGLSGEF; this is translated from the coding sequence ATGACCACGTCGACGCGCGAGGCCATTCACCGGCTGAAGTACGACTACTGTTATACCATCGACGACGGCGACTACGATCGATGGGTCTCGCTGTTCACCGAAGACGGTCGATTCGTCCTCGAGGGCCAACAGTCCTACGAGGGCCACGAGGAACTCCAGGCGTTCGCTACCGGGACGTTCGATTCCCTGTACGACTACACGGCACATTTCGTCGCGAACTCCGTCGTCGAACTCGAGTCCGACGATACAGCGACCGGTCGGTGGTACCTCCTCCTGTGCTATCGGGACGCCGACGGCAACGAGGGGTGGCGACAGGGTCGGTACGTCGACGAGTATCGGCGCGTCGACGAGGGCTGGCGGATCGCCGAGTCGCGCGCGTCGTTCGGCCTCTCGGGCGAGTTCTAG
- a CDS encoding redoxin domain-containing protein, with protein MVETGDAAPDFTAPLANGDVESFTLSERLEDEAPIVLAFFPGAFTSVCTAEMCTFQDRLSAFDDVDAEVYGVSRDSPFTLNEFRAQNDLEFGLISDLNREVVDQFGVEMDFTDLGVHGVAKRSVFVIDSDGEITYSWVSDDPGVEPEYVEVEAAAEDAA; from the coding sequence ATGGTAGAAACTGGAGACGCTGCACCCGATTTCACCGCACCGCTTGCGAACGGCGACGTCGAATCCTTCACGCTCTCCGAGCGCCTCGAGGACGAAGCACCGATCGTCCTCGCCTTCTTCCCCGGTGCGTTCACGAGCGTCTGCACCGCGGAGATGTGTACGTTCCAGGACCGGCTGTCCGCGTTCGACGACGTCGATGCCGAAGTGTACGGCGTCAGCCGTGACTCCCCGTTCACGCTCAACGAGTTCCGCGCGCAGAACGACCTCGAGTTCGGGCTGATCAGCGACCTCAACAGGGAGGTCGTCGACCAGTTCGGCGTCGAGATGGACTTCACCGACCTGGGCGTCCACGGCGTCGCGAAGCGGTCGGTCTTCGTGATCGACAGCGACGGTGAGATCACCTACTCGTGGGTCAGCGACGACCCCGGCGTCGAGCCGGAGTACGTCGAGGTCGAAGCGGCCGCCGAAGACGCCGCGTAA
- a CDS encoding HD domain-containing protein, producing MSDSGTEADSRRIYSPNAEHEFPDEKLNRVLEFVENDEEIQTYLEAQNVNAVDRMRYNDHGVKHIEIVRNRALCLYDLLKGGGVEFHAGQQGLAEEDESVIVALAATLHDVGHVVHRDEHVYYSIPLAADILDRILPEFYDVAETVRMKGEILHAILCHHTAETPLTTEAGVIRVADALDMESGRSRIPYEHGGRGINTLSSQAIKRVSLHEGDTRPVMVEIAMTNAAGVYQVDNLLKAKLRDSGLEDEIRIVAVNTNENREQLVERIEL from the coding sequence ATGAGCGACTCTGGTACCGAAGCGGACTCTCGTCGCATCTATTCTCCCAATGCAGAACACGAGTTCCCCGACGAAAAACTGAATCGCGTCCTCGAGTTCGTCGAGAACGACGAAGAGATCCAGACCTATCTCGAGGCCCAGAACGTCAACGCGGTCGACCGGATGCGGTACAACGATCACGGCGTGAAACACATCGAGATCGTTCGCAACCGCGCGCTGTGTCTGTACGATCTGCTGAAAGGCGGCGGCGTCGAGTTCCACGCCGGCCAGCAGGGACTCGCGGAGGAAGACGAGTCGGTGATCGTCGCGCTGGCCGCGACGCTACACGACGTCGGCCACGTCGTCCACCGCGACGAACACGTCTACTACTCCATCCCGCTGGCCGCGGACATCCTCGATCGGATCCTCCCCGAGTTCTACGACGTCGCGGAGACGGTCCGGATGAAAGGCGAGATCCTCCACGCGATCCTCTGTCACCACACCGCGGAGACGCCGCTGACGACGGAAGCGGGCGTAATCCGCGTCGCCGACGCCCTGGACATGGAGAGCGGTCGGTCGCGGATCCCCTACGAACACGGCGGCCGCGGGATCAACACGCTCTCGAGCCAGGCGATCAAGCGAGTATCGCTCCACGAGGGCGACACCCGGCCTGTGATGGTCGAGATCGCGATGACCAACGCCGCGGGCGTCTACCAGGTCGACAACCTGTTGAAGGCCAAACTCCGGGACTCGGGGCTCGAGGACGAGATCCGGATCGTGGCGGTCAACACCAACGAGAACCGGGAGCAACTGGTCGAACGGATCGAACTCTGA
- a CDS encoding helix-turn-helix domain-containing protein, translated as MQTTATSTQDVSMPADLESPRAKLVYLYLSSYGRCPADRLCTDLDLSKSTVLSITGTLRKRGHLERTDDGFELART; from the coding sequence ATGCAGACGACTGCGACGTCGACACAGGACGTATCGATGCCAGCCGACCTCGAGTCGCCGCGCGCGAAACTCGTCTACCTCTATCTCTCGTCCTACGGACGGTGTCCCGCCGATCGACTCTGTACGGACCTCGACCTCTCGAAGAGTACGGTCCTCTCGATTACGGGGACGCTCCGCAAGCGAGGACACCTCGAACGGACGGACGACGGGTTCGAACTGGCCCGCACGTAA
- a CDS encoding XapX domain-containing protein: protein MNYELILLGLATGAATGGFFALFDVPIPAPPELPGLMGIVGIYLGYKLVDAAGITANVSSWLGL from the coding sequence ATGAATTACGAGCTCATCTTACTCGGTCTTGCTACGGGCGCAGCAACGGGCGGCTTCTTCGCGTTGTTCGATGTCCCGATCCCTGCACCGCCCGAACTGCCCGGACTCATGGGTATCGTCGGGATTTACCTCGGATACAAGCTCGTCGACGCGGCGGGGATCACGGCCAACGTATCGAGCTGGCTCGGACTGTAA
- a CDS encoding 5'-deoxyadenosine deaminase — protein MLLSGTVIADADTVIADGAVVVEDDRIVAVGDRSDCIERYPDHERRSYDLLAPGTVGAHVHSVQSLGRGIADDTALLEWLFDYVLPMEASLSAEEMRTAAELGYLEMIESGTTTCIDHLSVHHAEEAFEAARDLGIRGRLGKVMMDKESPDGLLEDTDEALAESERLIQRYHGAADGRIRYALTPRFAVSCTEECLRGSRALADEYDGVRIHTHASENRDEVATVEKETGRRNVHWLDEVGLTGEDVVLAHCVWTDESEREVLAETGTNVTYCPSSNMKLASGVAPIHDYLDRGINVALGNDGPPCNNTLDPFTEMRQASLLQKVERLEPQALPAPTVFEMATINGARAAGFDRVGALREGWKADIVGLETDLTRATPIHDVLSHLVFAARGDDVQFTMVDGEVLLDDGEVLVADADAILDRAREFAADLEVAP, from the coding sequence ATGTTGCTGTCGGGGACTGTCATTGCCGACGCGGACACCGTGATCGCGGACGGTGCCGTCGTCGTCGAGGACGACCGAATCGTCGCAGTCGGGGACCGCTCGGACTGTATCGAACGCTATCCGGACCACGAACGCCGTTCGTACGACCTGCTCGCTCCGGGAACCGTCGGCGCACACGTTCACTCCGTCCAAAGCCTGGGACGTGGGATCGCCGACGACACCGCCCTGCTCGAGTGGCTGTTCGACTACGTCCTGCCGATGGAGGCCTCGCTGTCGGCCGAGGAGATGCGGACCGCGGCCGAACTGGGCTACCTCGAGATGATCGAGAGCGGGACGACGACCTGCATCGACCACCTCTCGGTGCATCACGCCGAGGAGGCCTTCGAGGCGGCCCGCGATCTGGGGATCCGCGGTCGACTCGGGAAGGTGATGATGGACAAGGAGTCCCCCGACGGACTGCTCGAGGACACCGACGAGGCCCTCGCGGAGAGCGAGCGGCTCATCCAGCGGTACCACGGCGCCGCGGACGGGCGTATCCGCTACGCGCTGACCCCGCGCTTTGCCGTCAGCTGTACCGAGGAGTGTCTCCGGGGATCGCGAGCCCTCGCGGACGAGTACGACGGCGTTCGGATTCACACGCACGCGAGCGAGAATCGGGACGAGGTCGCCACCGTCGAGAAGGAGACCGGTCGGCGGAACGTCCACTGGCTCGACGAGGTCGGACTGACCGGTGAGGACGTCGTCCTCGCCCACTGTGTCTGGACCGACGAGAGCGAACGGGAGGTGCTCGCGGAAACCGGCACCAACGTCACCTACTGCCCGTCCTCGAACATGAAACTGGCGAGCGGCGTCGCGCCGATCCACGACTACCTCGATCGGGGCATCAACGTCGCACTCGGCAACGACGGCCCGCCGTGTAACAACACGCTCGACCCGTTCACTGAGATGCGACAGGCCAGCCTCCTCCAGAAGGTCGAACGGCTCGAGCCCCAGGCGCTGCCCGCGCCGACGGTCTTCGAGATGGCGACGATAAACGGCGCCCGCGCGGCCGGCTTCGACCGGGTCGGCGCGCTCCGCGAGGGGTGGAAAGCCGACATCGTGGGGCTCGAGACCGACCTGACGCGCGCGACCCCGATCCACGACGTCCTCTCGCATCTCGTGTTCGCCGCCCGCGGGGACGACGTTCAGTTCACGATGGTCGACGGCGAGGTCCTGCTGGACGACGGGGAGGTGCTCGTCGCCGACGCCGACGCAATTCTCGATCGCGCCCGCGAATTCGCCGCCGACCTCGAGGTCGCCCCCTAA
- a CDS encoding FAD-binding protein, whose translation MYEHDVIVVGAGGAGLRAAIAAHEAGADTALVSKLHPVRSHTGAAEGGINAALQEGDDWELHAYDTMKGSDYLGDAPAVETLAQDAPEETMHLEHWGMPFSREEDGRVSQRPFGGLSYPRTTYAGAETGHHLLHTMYEQVVKRGIQVYDEWYVMNLATTDEPDPNDRECHGVVAYDVQSGNIEGFKANQGVVLATGGPGQAFDHTTNAVSCTGDGHAMAYRAGAPLEDMEFIQFHPTSLPSTGVLISEGVRGEGGILYNSEGERFMFEYGYANNSGELASRDVVARAELTEVDEGRGIEDEYVHLDMRHLGEERIMDRLENILHLAEDFEGVDGLVEPMPVKPGQHYAMGGIETDENGQTCINGLYAAGECACVSVHGGNRLGGNALPELIVFGKRAGRHAAGDDLGEPEIRTGYGDDAEDEDDTEFPVTPGKAGLDEVDEAIAADGGVAADAEGLLERAVERERARVDRLLDRDEGVQHAEIRSKLQQAMTDYVNVFRTEDGIKKALKIIRECRQEYQNVYVDDPSRTFNTDLQHTIETRNLIDVAETIALGALVRNEFRGAHWRQENQIRDDENWLKHTMVSWDGGEPSVWYRPVILEGQDKTYEPKERSY comes from the coding sequence ATGTACGAACACGACGTCATCGTGGTCGGCGCGGGCGGCGCCGGCCTCCGAGCCGCGATCGCAGCGCACGAAGCGGGAGCCGACACGGCACTCGTCTCGAAACTCCACCCGGTCCGCAGCCACACCGGCGCGGCCGAGGGCGGGATCAACGCCGCACTCCAGGAGGGCGACGACTGGGAACTGCACGCCTACGACACGATGAAGGGGTCGGACTACCTCGGCGACGCCCCGGCAGTCGAGACGCTGGCCCAGGACGCCCCCGAGGAGACGATGCACCTCGAGCACTGGGGGATGCCGTTCTCCCGCGAGGAGGACGGTCGCGTCTCCCAGCGCCCGTTCGGCGGGCTTTCGTACCCCCGCACCACGTACGCCGGTGCCGAAACCGGCCACCACTTGCTGCACACGATGTACGAGCAGGTCGTCAAGCGGGGCATCCAGGTGTACGACGAGTGGTACGTGATGAACCTCGCGACGACGGACGAGCCCGATCCCAACGATCGGGAGTGTCACGGCGTCGTCGCCTACGACGTCCAGTCCGGCAACATCGAGGGCTTCAAAGCCAACCAGGGCGTCGTCCTCGCGACCGGCGGCCCCGGCCAGGCGTTCGACCACACCACGAACGCCGTCTCCTGTACCGGCGACGGCCACGCGATGGCCTACCGTGCGGGCGCCCCGCTCGAGGACATGGAATTCATCCAGTTCCACCCCACGTCGCTGCCGTCGACCGGCGTCCTCATCAGTGAGGGCGTCCGCGGGGAGGGCGGCATCCTCTACAACAGCGAGGGCGAGCGGTTCATGTTCGAGTACGGCTACGCGAACAACTCCGGCGAACTCGCCTCCCGCGACGTCGTCGCCCGCGCCGAACTCACCGAAGTCGACGAGGGGCGGGGCATCGAGGACGAGTACGTCCACCTCGACATGCGCCATCTCGGCGAGGAGCGTATCATGGACCGCCTCGAGAACATTCTGCACCTGGCAGAGGACTTCGAGGGGGTCGATGGGCTCGTCGAGCCGATGCCGGTCAAGCCCGGCCAGCACTACGCGATGGGCGGCATCGAGACCGACGAGAACGGCCAGACCTGTATCAACGGCCTCTACGCGGCCGGCGAGTGTGCCTGCGTCTCCGTCCACGGCGGCAACCGACTCGGCGGCAACGCCCTGCCGGAGCTGATCGTCTTCGGCAAGCGCGCCGGTCGCCACGCCGCCGGCGACGATCTCGGCGAGCCCGAGATCCGGACCGGGTACGGCGACGACGCCGAGGACGAGGACGACACCGAGTTCCCGGTCACGCCCGGCAAGGCCGGCCTCGACGAGGTCGACGAGGCCATCGCGGCGGACGGCGGCGTCGCCGCCGACGCCGAGGGGCTGCTCGAACGCGCCGTCGAGCGCGAGCGGGCCCGTGTCGACCGCCTGCTGGATCGCGACGAGGGCGTCCAGCACGCCGAGATCCGCTCGAAGCTCCAGCAGGCGATGACCGACTACGTCAACGTCTTCCGGACCGAGGACGGCATCAAGAAAGCGCTGAAGATCATCCGCGAGTGTCGCCAGGAGTATCAGAACGTCTACGTCGACGACCCATCGCGGACGTTCAACACCGACCTCCAGCACACGATCGAGACGCGGAACCTGATCGACGTCGCCGAGACGATCGCGCTCGGTGCCCTGGTCCGCAACGAGTTCCGCGGGGCCCACTGGCGCCAGGAGAACCAGATCCGCGACGACGAGAACTGGCTCAAGCACACGATGGTCTCCTGGGACGGCGGCGAGCCGTCCGTCTGGTACCGTCCGGTCATCCTCGAGGGTCAGGACAAGACCTACGAGCCGAAAGAACGCAGCTACTGA
- a CDS encoding succinate dehydrogenase/fumarate reductase iron-sulfur subunit — MSTQQQEPETQEAPKDPDMKGAQSPQDRRLAEKESGAIDEESEKRAELEGETVHIKVFRYDPEVEGKQEPRFDDFHVPFKKGMTVLDAVMYARDEYDSSLTFRHSCRQAVCGSDAFFVNGKQRLGCKTQISDLEQPVRIEPLPHQEVVKDLVVDMSHFYDQMHAVEPYFQDEDTPDVSDLEEQRQSPENREKIKMSSRCIWCGACMSSCNIAAGDNKYLGPAAINKAYKFAMDDRESEEIKEHRLRILEQEHGVWRCQTQFSCTEVCPKDIPLTEHIQELKREAVKKNLKFW, encoded by the coding sequence ATGAGTACACAACAACAAGAACCCGAGACGCAGGAAGCACCGAAAGATCCGGACATGAAAGGGGCCCAGTCGCCCCAAGACCGCCGCCTCGCCGAGAAAGAGTCGGGCGCGATCGACGAGGAGTCCGAGAAACGGGCCGAACTCGAGGGGGAGACGGTCCACATCAAGGTGTTCCGGTACGACCCCGAAGTCGAGGGCAAGCAGGAACCCCGCTTCGACGACTTCCACGTCCCCTTCAAGAAGGGGATGACCGTCCTCGACGCGGTCATGTACGCCCGCGACGAGTACGACTCCTCGCTTACGTTCCGCCACTCCTGTCGACAGGCGGTCTGTGGCTCCGACGCCTTCTTCGTCAACGGCAAACAGCGACTCGGTTGCAAGACCCAGATCTCCGATCTCGAGCAGCCGGTTCGCATCGAACCGCTGCCCCATCAGGAGGTCGTCAAGGACCTGGTCGTCGACATGAGCCACTTCTACGACCAGATGCACGCCGTCGAGCCGTACTTCCAGGACGAAGACACGCCCGACGTCAGCGACCTCGAGGAGCAGCGCCAGAGTCCGGAGAACCGCGAGAAGATCAAGATGTCCTCGCGATGTATCTGGTGTGGCGCCTGTATGTCCTCGTGTAACATCGCGGCCGGCGACAACAAGTACCTCGGCCCGGCGGCGATCAACAAGGCCTACAAGTTCGCGATGGACGACCGCGAGAGCGAGGAGATCAAAGAGCACCGACTCCGCATTCTCGAGCAGGAACACGGCGTCTGGCGGTGCCAGACCCAGTTCTCCTGTACGGAAGTGTGTCCGAAAGACATCCCGCTAACCGAGCACATCCAGGAACTCAAGCGGGAGGCTGTCAAGAAGAACCTCAAATTCTGGTAA
- a CDS encoding succinate dehydrogenase, with product MAERYSSFAPGGTAWLLQRITAAFLVVVLAFHFFQLHFVNHAYEVTFLGTQARMQNVGYFLTMVLFLIAGAFHGVNGVYNALVNQGLDGTPKKVVLAVLVIAGGALIVQGTYVALAMAGWT from the coding sequence ATGGCCGAACGCTACAGTTCCTTCGCCCCCGGCGGGACCGCGTGGCTGCTCCAGCGAATCACGGCGGCGTTTCTCGTCGTCGTCCTCGCGTTTCACTTCTTCCAGCTACACTTCGTCAACCACGCTTACGAAGTGACCTTCCTCGGCACGCAGGCGCGGATGCAGAACGTTGGCTACTTCCTGACGATGGTGTTGTTCCTGATTGCCGGGGCGTTCCACGGCGTCAACGGCGTCTACAACGCACTCGTCAACCAGGGTCTCGACGGAACCCCGAAGAAAGTAGTACTCGCAGTCCTTGTTATCGCTGGTGGCGCGCTGATCGTCCAGGGAACCTACGTCGCACTCGCTATGGCCGGGTGGACCTAA
- the sdhC gene encoding succinate dehydrogenase, cytochrome b556 subunit — protein sequence MSQSYNRGLIEDFGRWKEFKAGMWAWIFHKFTGWMLIGYLFTHIAVLSTAIGAASGDPAMIQAETDVYTTTLQGLEDLFIIRVLEVGLLAVAVFHILNGLRLLMVDLGIGLEAQDKSFYASLILTGVITVASVPTFLSGVGL from the coding sequence ATGAGTCAGTCTTACAACCGCGGCCTCATCGAGGATTTCGGCCGCTGGAAAGAGTTCAAGGCCGGGATGTGGGCGTGGATCTTCCACAAGTTCACGGGGTGGATGCTGATCGGTTACCTGTTCACCCACATCGCCGTGCTGAGTACGGCAATCGGCGCAGCGAGCGGTGATCCAGCGATGATTCAGGCGGAGACGGACGTCTACACGACGACGCTGCAGGGGCTCGAGGACCTGTTCATCATCCGCGTCCTCGAGGTCGGGCTGCTCGCCGTCGCCGTCTTCCACATCCTGAATGGGCTCCGACTGCTGATGGTCGACCTCGGCATCGGGCTCGAGGCACAGGACAAGAGCTTCTACGCCTCGCTGATCCTGACGGGGGTCATCACTGTCGCGAGCGTTCCGACGTTCCTCTCGGGGGTGGGCCTCTAA
- a CDS encoding succinylglutamate desuccinylase/aspartoacylase family protein, which yields MSDDVPRDDLEPPDGVTVTPPDLDANGDDPEPFTYNGGRVDPGESANIRYGISETYLGDPVRIPVTIVNGEQPGPTVFLSAAAHGDELNGIEVVREVAHDWNHADLHGTLVCLPVMNVPGFLAQERYLPIYDRDLNRSFPGREGSTSARRMAHRIFTNFIEPCDLGLDFHTSTRGRTNMLHVRANMDDPTVARVANAFSSNVIIAGEGPSGTLRREATDAGVPTITIEMGEAHRFQRRLIDRALTGVASVLAEFGCHRDSAVHWPGWRTVIDDDDEKTWIRADAGGIVDMKRGRGELVREDEVICSITNPFKEEDDIETVEAPFTGLIVGVLENPVVYPGNPLCHLVGLSQDTLTALERERGEGRARSRSRLRD from the coding sequence ATGAGCGACGACGTCCCCCGCGACGACCTCGAGCCCCCCGACGGGGTAACAGTCACGCCCCCCGATCTGGACGCCAATGGAGACGATCCCGAACCGTTCACGTACAACGGCGGCCGGGTCGACCCCGGCGAATCGGCCAACATCCGGTACGGTATCAGCGAGACGTACCTGGGCGATCCCGTCCGCATCCCGGTGACGATCGTCAACGGCGAGCAGCCGGGCCCGACGGTCTTCCTGTCGGCCGCGGCCCACGGCGACGAGTTGAACGGCATCGAGGTCGTCCGCGAGGTCGCCCACGACTGGAACCACGCCGACCTCCACGGGACGCTCGTCTGCCTGCCCGTGATGAACGTCCCCGGCTTCCTCGCCCAGGAACGATACCTGCCCATCTACGACCGGGACCTCAACCGGTCGTTCCCCGGCCGGGAGGGATCGACGAGCGCCAGGCGGATGGCCCACCGCATCTTCACGAACTTCATCGAACCCTGCGACCTCGGGCTCGACTTCCACACCTCCACCCGCGGCCGGACGAACATGCTCCACGTCCGGGCGAACATGGACGATCCGACGGTCGCCCGGGTCGCCAACGCCTTCAGTTCCAACGTCATCATCGCCGGTGAGGGGCCGTCGGGGACCCTCCGCCGCGAAGCGACCGACGCGGGCGTGCCAACGATCACGATCGAGATGGGCGAGGCCCACCGCTTCCAGCGGCGCCTCATCGATCGCGCGCTGACCGGCGTCGCGAGCGTACTGGCCGAGTTCGGCTGTCACCGCGACTCGGCCGTTCACTGGCCCGGCTGGCGCACCGTCATCGACGACGACGACGAGAAGACCTGGATCCGCGCCGACGCGGGCGGCATCGTCGACATGAAACGCGGCCGCGGCGAACTCGTTCGGGAGGACGAGGTGATCTGCTCGATCACGAACCCGTTCAAGGAAGAGGACGACATCGAGACCGTCGAAGCGCCGTTTACCGGCCTCATCGTCGGCGTACTCGAGAACCCCGTCGTCTACCCCGGCAACCCGCTGTGTCACCTCGTCGGCCTCTCCCAGGACACCCTGACCGCGCTCGAGCGGGAACGGGGCGAGGGCAGGGCACGGTCCCGGTCGCGACTGCGGGACTGA
- a CDS encoding GNAT family N-acetyltransferase, with translation MEIREATTTDVDAVRSIAEESLNSTYTDFLDEETIDEAIEQWYGEGFVDFLEDDHALVLVVERDGEVVGFSQSELVGQRYGTGQLQWLHVAPDQRGDGTGVRLLVRTRERLLEEGADQVVGFVLADNEGGNQFYRDHGFERAGQREVEIGSETFTENVYVESDLGDEGWGAVDELEVDGESVYVSYGEAARGAKAPFYSTYSTADREEVYAWLCGNCDSLDNAMDTMGRIECNVCGNRRKATRWDASYL, from the coding sequence ATGGAAATTCGTGAAGCAACTACCACGGACGTCGACGCCGTCCGCTCGATCGCCGAGGAGTCGCTCAACTCTACGTATACGGACTTCCTCGACGAGGAAACGATCGACGAGGCGATCGAGCAGTGGTACGGGGAGGGGTTCGTGGACTTCCTCGAGGACGACCACGCGCTCGTGCTCGTCGTCGAACGCGACGGCGAGGTCGTCGGCTTCTCCCAGAGCGAACTGGTCGGACAGCGATACGGGACGGGACAACTCCAGTGGCTCCACGTCGCCCCCGATCAGCGCGGCGACGGCACCGGGGTCCGACTCCTCGTCCGGACCCGCGAACGGCTGCTCGAGGAGGGGGCGGATCAGGTCGTCGGGTTCGTTCTCGCCGACAACGAGGGCGGCAACCAGTTCTACCGGGACCATGGCTTCGAGCGAGCGGGCCAGCGCGAGGTCGAAATCGGCTCCGAGACGTTCACCGAGAACGTCTACGTCGAGAGCGACCTCGGGGACGAGGGCTGGGGTGCCGTCGACGAACTCGAGGTCGACGGCGAAAGCGTCTACGTCAGCTACGGAGAAGCCGCTCGCGGTGCCAAAGCCCCGTTCTACAGTACCTACAGCACGGCGGATCGGGAGGAGGTGTACGCGTGGCTCTGTGGGAACTGCGACTCGCTGGACAACGCCATGGACACGATGGGGCGTATCGAGTGCAACGTCTGTGGCAATCGGCGGAAGGCGACTCGGTGGGACGCCTCGTACCTGTAG